The DNA segment AAAATTTAGAGATGTCTTATTCTTACCTTGACGCAAGAGGGTATAAATTAGTGTTTGATAACTCTTATATTGAATATAATCTACTTAAAATTGTTAGCATTTCTTTTTCTCAACTTATAGGATTACACGGGTTTATAAGGAGAAATACGGATAAATACGAAATATTAAAGACCTTTGAAGATCCTCTAAAAGAGTTTTCAAACTTAATTGAAAAAGGCAATATAAACAATTTTTATAATAAAAAAGACGGGTATACAAGAAAAATATATTTAAACAAGGAAGGCAAGTTAGACCCAAGCGTAGATGAATCATCAGTTAAGTTTAAAGAACATTACTCTTCAACAAACCCCATTAACTCTGAATTTTCTTCTGTTGTTGGGCATATGAACGCAGATTTGAAAATCTTTAATTCAGAAGGAATTTTTAATTGTAAGATATCAAAAAAAAATTTAACAAGGGCAGCAAAGTTTCTTGATGGTGATTGGCTTGAACTTTATGTGCATCAACTTTTAAAAGAAAAACCTCTTTCTGATTACGAAAATTTGCTTGATTGGGAGATAAAGAAACCTGTCTGGAAAAATAATTATTTTCAGATAGATAATATTTTGATGAAGGGTTACCAGTTGATAGGTATTAGTTGTACTACTGCTTATGAAAAATCTCTTTGTAAAAATAAAGGGTTTGAAATTCTTCTTAGAACCCAGCAAATAGGAGGCAGTGAAGCTAAATCTGTTTTATTAACAAGGATGCCCAAGCAGAACGTTGAAACCCTACAAGAAGACCTTGTCGTTGATACAGGAACAGGTAGGAATAATATAAAAGTATTAGGAGTAGAAAGTTGGAAGAAAGATAAATTTATAGAAGAAATAATAAGTTTTATAGAGTAAAGGAGGGTGAATATGTCAACAGCCGTTCTTATGGATATTATGTCTATACAGAGGTATGTTTTTAATTCTAACGCTTTAAAAGAAAATCTTGGCGCATCACATAATATAGAACATTTTTACGATATTTTTAATCATATTAAGGGTTTTACAGGTGGAGGTAACGCCTTACTCTTGTTTGATTCAAAAGAAAAAGCAGAAACAGAAATTAAAAAGTTTATGGTTGAATCTCTCAAGAATTACCCAGGATTAACTATTTCTTGTGTTTGGGAAGAAAATTTTGACGAAACTAATTATAAAGAATCTGTAAAAAATTTATTTTTTAAAATGCAAGCCGAAAAGAACAAAAACATTCCAATAACTTCTTTGCTTGCTCACGGAATTACATCTGAGTGTCCAAGAACAGGTCTTTCTACTGAAACATTTAATAAAGATGGAAATCAGCCCGAAAAAAGCGGGTATATCTCTTCTGTCTCTTATTCAAAAATTGCCTCTGCAAAAAAAGCAGAAGAATCTGCACAAAAAATACTTGAGAAGATGGGGTTAACAGAAAAATATGTTTTTAGTAACGAACTTGATAAACTCGGGCAGGAAGAAGGCGTAGATTCTTATATATCTATTGTTCATATTGATGGTAACGATATGGGAGCAAGGTTTAGTGCTTCGAATTCTTTAGAAAAATCTAAAAATCTTTCAACTTTTTTAAAAGAGTTAGTAAAAGAATCTTTCAAAAAAATTATCTCAACGATAGATGTTGAAATTGATGGAATAAAAGATTGCTTATCTTTAAAAGAAGAAGGTGGGAAAATAATTTTACCGGTTCGTCCTATAATTATGGGAGGCGATGATGTTACCTTTGTTAGCGAAGGGCGTCTGGGGATATATCTTGCTTCAATTTTCTTAAAAGAGTTTGAAAAAGGAGAATTACCTGACGAAGAAAAATTCACTTCTTGTGCTGGTATTGCTATTGTAAAAACAAAATATCCTTTTTATAGGGCTTACCGCCTTGCAGAAGAACTTTGTAGGAGTGCAAAAAATACCAGAAAAGAGAAAAGGCAAATCAACCCTTCTATCAATTCTTCTTTCTTTGATTTTCATCTTTCATCAGGTGGTCTTGCTGGAAGTATAGAAGGCATAAGAGATAAACAATTTAGAAACGCTGAAGGAAACAGTGTTCTTTATAGACCTTATGATATAAGAGATTTCGAAGGAGGAAATGAAAATATAATTTCTTCAATAAATCAAATGAAGAAAAACCTGCCAAATTCAAAAATAAAAGAATTACAACGTGTTTTAACACTTAGTAAATCAGAGCAGGCAGATTTTTTAGGACATATGAAATTTAGGCAAATGAAATACAAGAATGAAAAACTGCCTTTAGTGTTAGGGGTAAATTACCAAAATAATTTGTTTGTAAATAGCAGAACGCCTTTCTTTGATATGGTAGAGATGATGGGCTTAATCCCACAGTATGTAATTGAAAGAGGAGAATTTTAATATGGGAAGATATAATTTTAAGATAAAACTTTTGTCAGACACAATAATTGGTTCAGCAGAAGGGTTTAGTTCAACAATAGATAACGATGTTATATTTGATGAAGTAGGGTTACCTTACATACCATCTCGTAGAATAAAAGGTATATTAAGAGATTCAGCTGAAGAGTTGCAAGAGATGTTCCAACAGAGCGGAATAAATTGGGATTTTAATATTGAAGAGATATTTGGTGCAATCGGTACAACAAACTATCCAACTCGTTTTCATCTTTCAAACTTTTTTCTCCCAGAATACAAAGAAACAAAAGAATATTTAAAAAAGTGTATAGAGAAAAAACAATTTGGTCTATCTCCTAACAGCATAATCAACTTTTTTTGTAGTTTAAGAAACCAGACAAGTATAGATAAAGAAAAAGGGACTGCAAAAAAACATTCACTCAGAACAAGTAGAGTTGTCAACAAAGGGTACGAATTTTGGGGTGAAGCCAACTTTGATGATGAACATAAGGAGATAATGGGGCTTATATGTGCCAACATAAGAAGAATGGGCACCAAACGTAATAGAGGATTTGGCAGAATTAGCATACAACTTTTCAATACTGATAAAACAAAAGAAATAAAAGAAGAAAGTTTTGAATCTCTGGAGGTGAAACTATGAAACAGATAAAATTTAGTATCATTCTTGAGAACCCTATCCTTTTAACAAAAATGGCTGGAGATATGAATACAGTTGAATCTATGGATTATATCACAGGCACATCTATCCTTGGTTTTTTCGCTGGGCTTTACCTAAAAGATGTTGGTTCAGCAAATGATGAGTTTTATTCAATTTTTTTCAGAGATAAGGTGATTTTTCCTAACTCTTACATATCTATCCAAGGCGAAGAGTGTTACCCTATACCTTTTTCAATACAGAAAAAAAAGGATAATCCAGATAAAATTTATGATTTACTTATAACAGAAGAGACAATGACTTCTCCTGTGAGAGGGTTTGGAAATATTGAAGCAGACTATTTAAAAGAAGCTCAAATAAATAAAACACTACATTTCCATCAGGAAAGGGATAGAAAAAAAGGGTTTTCCAAACAGGGAATAATTTTTAATTACCAATCAATAGATGAAGGGCAGGTCTTTAAAGGGGCTCTTATTGGAGAGGAAAGCTATTTACAAAAATTAAAATCCCTTATATCTTCCGATAAACCGTTATATATTGGTCGCTCAAAAACAGCTCAATACGGCAAGGTTTCTCTTGAGATGGGTGAGGTTGAAGATTTTAAATCTACTACTGATACATCTAAAATGCCTGTAACTATGACAATGTTGTCAGATACAATACTTTATAATAAAAACGGGTTTTCAGAGGTAAAAACATCATTGATGGAGGAAGAACTTGGTGTAAAAGTTTTAAACTCTTTTGTAAGGAAAGATATTTTTGAGAACTTTATTTCTGTATGGAGAGCAAAAAAACCAATGGAAAATGTTTTCAAGATGGGGACCTGTTTTCTACTTGATAAACTTCCTGAAAAATATAAAGATTTAGAGGTTTTTGGAATAGGAGAAAGGGTTTCTGAGGGTTTTGGAAGAGTAGTTTTTAATCTTCAAAATATTGGAGAATTTAGAGTGCCTGATAAAGAACCCCCTTTAACTCTACAGACAAACGTTACCGACCTAGCAAAACAAATACTTGTTAAAAATATTGAGGATAAAATTAAGGAAAAGATTATTCTATATGCATACGAGGATGCGTCGACTTTTAATAATAATTCTCCCAACAATTCTCTTATATCAAGATTAATGGGGTTCCTTTATACCCAACAGTCATTTGAAGAAAACCTAAAGAAACTTAGAGAGATAGCTATCAAACAGTTAGAAAACTGTAATAACGGAAACGTCACCTTGAGAGAGTTTTTACAAAAAATTGACGAAAGAGTTGAAACACATAAAAAAAATTCACTAAAAGAATTAAACAAATTTATTGTTAAAGGAACCGATTTTAACTCTGATTCGCCTCACCTTAAAAAACTATATTTAAAAAGTTTCTTTACACAAATGAGAAGGCAGAACAAGACAGGAGGGTGAAAATGAATAAAGAAAGAATACTTATAAAAGGAAAAATAAGAAACTTAACACCTCTTCTGATTGGCTCAGGTATAGGAGATAACTCTGATGTTGATACAATAAGAGATAAAGATGAGAACCCTTATATTCCAGCAACCTCTTTTCTTGGAGCTTTAAAAAGTGCTATTAATCTGGAGGAAAATTATACCAGTGACCTCCTCTGTTTCTGGGGAAACATTTCTAAAAATAACTCTTGCCAATCTAACATTTCCTGTTCTGACCTGGAACTCATAGAGGAGCAAAATGTAGAAGTAGTAATAAGAGACGGTATAAAACTTAATAATAAAACAGGGATGGTAAAAGATAAAGGGAAATACGATTTTGAGATTATCCCTTCTGGAACCGAGTTTAGGGTAGAGATAGAGATAACTTCAAACGAAAATAATTATCTTTTTCATAGGAAGATGGCAGGCACTATCCTTTCTACACTTGAAAAAGGTGTTTCTCTCGGCGCTAAGGTCTCCTCAGGGTTAGGGAGAATAAAGTTAGTAGAAAAAAAATCTTTCATTTACGAGTTTAACAACAAAAAAGATATACTTGCTTGGCTAAAAAAAGAAGATTTATCAGAAGACGTTTCAGCACAACTTTTAAACGA comes from the bacterium genome and includes:
- a CDS encoding RAMP superfamily CRISPR-associated protein, whose product is MGRYNFKIKLLSDTIIGSAEGFSSTIDNDVIFDEVGLPYIPSRRIKGILRDSAEELQEMFQQSGINWDFNIEEIFGAIGTTNYPTRFHLSNFFLPEYKETKEYLKKCIEKKQFGLSPNSIINFFCSLRNQTSIDKEKGTAKKHSLRTSRVVNKGYEFWGEANFDDEHKEIMGLICANIRRMGTKRNRGFGRISIQLFNTDKTKEIKEESFESLEVKL